Proteins encoded in a region of the Nicotiana tomentosiformis chromosome 9, ASM39032v3, whole genome shotgun sequence genome:
- the LOC104087251 gene encoding uncharacterized protein, with protein sequence MAEYEACILGIRMAVNMNIKELLVIRYSNLLIHHVQGEWSTKNVSILPYLQCMKELCNKFTKIEFKHVPRIQNEFVDSLATLSSMIQHPNKNNIDPIEVDIRDQHAYCFKVDEEPDDKPWYHDIKRFFVTREYPKNATNGQKQALRRLTNHIFLNGEVMYRRTPDLGLLRCVDAAKAIILLEEILVGMCGPHMNGFILANKILRAGYFWMTMESDSIRYVQKCHHFQIHGDFILGSTK encoded by the coding sequence atggctgaatacgaAGCGTGCATCCTTGGGATCAGAATGGCAGTCAACATGaacatcaaagaacttttggtcataaGATATTCTAACCTGTTGATACACCATGTCCAAGGAGAATGGTCCACCAAGAATGTCTCGATACTTCCGTACCTGCAATGCATGAAGGAGTTGTGCAACAAGttcacaaagattgagttcaagcacgtCCCTAGGATTCAGAACGAGTTTGTTGACTCCCTTGCAACCCTATCATCTATGATTCAACATCCGAATAAGAACAACATCGACCCTATCGAGGTAGACATCAGAGATCAACATGCCTATTGCTTCAAGGTTGATGAAGAACCAGATGATAAACCATGGTATCACGACATCAAGAGATTCTTCGTAACTAGAGAATACCCGAAGaatgctactaatggtcaaaagcAAGCCCTCAGGAGGCTGACAAACCATATTTTCCTCAATGGGGAAGTCATGTACAGGAGGACCCCAGacttaggtttgttgagatgtgtagacgCTGCCAAAGCAATCATATTACTAGAAGAAATACTTGTAGGAATGTgcggaccccacatgaatgggttcATATTAGCCAACAAAATCTTGagagctggatacttttggatgactatggaaagcgaCAGTATCCGCTACGTACAGAAGTGTCACCATTTCCAGATTCACGGGGATTTCATTTTGGGTTCCACCAAATGA
- the LOC138899192 gene encoding uncharacterized protein translates to MDYHSLQYYFKEKDLNLRQMRWLEMLKDYDITILYHLRKSNMVADALSRKAMSMGSLGYIPVSERPLATNVQALANQFVSLDVSEPNRVLACTVSRSSLYERIRDCQYDDTHLLVLKDTVRHGCAKQVTVGDDGILRM, encoded by the coding sequence ATGGATTATCATAGTCTACAATATTATTTCAAggaaaaggatctcaacttgaggcagatgaggtggttggagatgttgaaagactatgatatcaccattttgtatcatctcagGAAgtccaatatggtggctgatgccttgagtagaaaggctatgagtatgggtagccttggtTATATTCCAGTTAGTGAGAGGCCCCTTGCTAcaaatgttcaggctttggccaatcagttcgtgagcttagatgtttcggagcccaatcgtgttctagcttgtacagtctcccggtcttccttgtatgagcgcatcagggaTTGTCAGTATGATGAtacccatttgcttgtccttaaggacacggtgcggcacggttgTGCCAAACAGGTTACGGTTGGAGATGATGGGATTCTacggatgtag